One window of the Microplitis demolitor isolate Queensland-Clemson2020A chromosome 10, iyMicDemo2.1a, whole genome shotgun sequence genome contains the following:
- the Osi6 gene encoding uncharacterized protein Osi6: protein MNTYLKIVCFSMAVVLISGQDINKCFEQDSISCVQKSLYRKAKEFFTKDSIELFSGVSLVKSAARNSRGSKDVIYDQEIDAANDVAGRQSALENFVSDEASDFMTGRSLRINFAPVVEKIGQTARAMVDSVPQEVRQAVDEVVEGRGKKKLLKSILPLLIAAKVKIGALAVLAYFGVALLAKKAIFASLISLAISAFIGLKSLWSKGADTTAYNAGWNSGSVGGWSPPVATGGWSSGGWDDGHGSYAGQNQPFSGYH from the exons ATGAATACGTATTTAAAAATCGTGTGCTTCTCGATGGCTGTTGTGTTAATAAGCGGTCAGGATATTAACAAGTGTTTTGAACAAGACAGCATATCCTGCGTGCAAAAGAGCCTCTACAGAAAGGCCAAAGAGTTCTTCACGAAAGACAGCATTGAATTATTCAGTGGTGTTAGTCTGGTTAAAAGCGCCGCTCGGAATTCGCGGGGTTCAAAGGACGTTATTTATGATCAGGAAATTGACGCCGCTAATGACGTCGCCGGGCGTCAAAGTGCCTTAGAAAATTTCGTCAGTGACGAGGCGAGCGATTTTATGACCGGACGCAGCCTtagg ATCAATTTCGCTCCAGTTGTTGAAAAAATCGGACAGACTGCCCGTGCTATGGTTGACTCTGTTCCCCAAGAAGTTAGACAAGCCGTTGATGAAGTTGTTGaag gcCGTGGAAAGAAAAAACTCCTCAAGTCAATCCTCCCACTTTTGATCGCCGCGAAAGTCAAAATTGGCGCCCTCGCAGTGTTGGCGTACTTCGGAGTCGCATTATTAGCCAAGAAGGCGATCTTTGCATCTTTGATCTCCCTCGCAATCTCGGCGTTCATTGGTCTGAAGTCACTCTGGTCAAAGGGCGCTGATACGACGGCTTACAATGCCGGCTGGAACTCAGGAAGTGTCGGCGGATGGTCACCACCCGTTGCAACTGGAGGATGGTCATCTGGTGGATGGGATGATGGACATGGATCTTACGCTGGACAAAACCAACCCTTCTCTGGCTaccattga
- the LOC103571869 gene encoding uncharacterized protein LOC103571869, whose translation MIKLRDVVLVISWISIPTVITVILEPKDKNNSDNIHSSSNHNNNNNNDNMDSSFSRVFSQCLEKKVHTTFECFNEGSLSVLRSMNDEDQLDFGDVQLDRCEGEARDLLDLDYDPKDFGNVVKAAARMMERRNLKWDLGYLYPGLMMRVGPALNGNGMLEFALDGRAAGYSNRQLGPGRMIMRSVVLPFLLGLKFSLSSLIPLVFGILLVVTKKALLLTKIALIISGLLGWNAFVNSPNIGGLSHGSSSGFPYNYNNFNGFQHHYGYDHNTINDHHYPYRPYRNLVKDVGGYNHHVIKEVVEVYDPEADTRHDSTPRSGKNFLWSRE comes from the exons ATGATAAAACTCCGTGACGTAGTTCTCGTTATTTCATGGATTAGCATACCCACAGTGATAACAGTTATTTTGGAGCCcaaagacaaaaataattctgaCAATATCCATTCAAGTTCAAAccacaacaataataataacaatgacaaTATGGACAGTAGTTTTTCTCGTGTGTTTTCGCAGtgcttggaaaaaaaagtccACACGACATTCGAGTGCTTCAATGAGGGCAGTTTGAGTGTCTTAAGATCTATGAATGATGAGGATCAATTGGATTTTGGTGATGTCCAATTAGACAGATGTGAGGGTGAAGCTAGAGATCTACTGGATCTTGATTATGACCCGAAGGATTTTGGAAATGTGGTAAAAGCTGCGGCTAGGATGATGGAGAGGAGAAATTTGAAATGGGACTTGGGTTATTTGTACCCAGGATTGATGATGAGAGTCGGACCGGCATTGAATGGCAATGGGATGCTAGAATTCGCTCTAGATGGAAGGGCCGCTGGGTATTCTAATAGACAACTTGGTCCag GAAGGATGATAATGAGAAGTGTCGTACTGCCCTTTCTTTTAGGTCTGAAATTCAGTTTATCATCACTCATACCCTTGGTCTTTGGAATCTTGCTTGTCGTGACAAAGAAAGCCTTGTTGCTTACGAAAATAGCACTTATTATAAGCGGTCTACTTGGATGGAATGCATTTGTAAACTCACCAAACATCGGAGGACTTTCTCACGGTTCATCTTCTGGATTTccttataattacaataatttcaatgggTTCCAACATCACTACGGTTATGATCACAATACCATTAACGACCACCATTACCCGTATCGTCCGTACCGAAATTTGGTCAAAGACGTCGGCGGATATAACCATCATGTTATAAAAGAAGTTGTCGAAGTTTATGACCCTGAAGCCGATACCCGGCATGACAGCACTCCTCGAagcggaaaaaattttctgtggTCAAGGGAATAG
- the LOC103571745 gene encoding uncharacterized protein LOC103571745 codes for MRHTAHRYCYFILVIAVAASARSTDTNSKSNSIDDQTGRSSAANGLLGELRYVYQIYKECSGDEMSSCLKLRLITAMDRVSRSAQLNIAEGVTVVRDENSPRDKIEEAPKTPQEIEASLPRALEDKEDALNSMIFDKFVRFFQSHTLKLKLPNVEELSRSLTEEGRGKKKKGMGGLLAIPLLIGGTLVPLALGALALLAGKALIVSKLALVLASIIGLKKLVSSHEGGHEVVQVGHGGSGWARSSAAQDLAYSAYKPGSSS; via the exons ATGAGACATACGGCCCACCGttactgttattttattttggtgATCGCGGTTGCTGCCTCCGCGAGATCAACGGACACCAACTCCAAGAGCAACTCGATCGACGATCAGACGGGACGGTCGTCGGCCGCAAACGGCCTTCTTGGTGAATTGCGCTACGTTTACCAAATCTACAAAGAATGCTCGGGAGACGAGATGAGCTCTTGCTTGAAACTCAGACTTATCACTGCAATGGACCGCGTGTCACGAAGTGCGCAGCTCAATATCGCTGAGGGCGTCACGGTTGTAAGGGACGAAAACAGCCCGAGGGATAAAATTGAAGAAGCGCCAAAAACACCTCAGGAAATTGAGGCTTCGCTCCCACGTGCACTTGAAGACAAAGAGGATGCGCTCAATTCCatgatttttgataaatttgttaGATTTTTCCAGAGTCATACTCTTAAACTAAAGCTCCCTAATGTTGAAGAATTGTCGAGGAGTCTCACCGAAGAAG gTCGTGGCAAAAAGAAGAAGGGCATGGGAGGTCTTTTGGCCATTCCTCTGTTGATCGGGGGTACTTTGGTCCCTCTCGCCCTCGGTGCCTTGGCTCTATTGGCCGGTAAGGCGTTGATCGTCAGTAAACTCGCACTGGTGCTGGCGTCAATTATCGGACTGAAGAAACTCGTTTCTAGCCACGAGGGCGGCCATGAAGTCGTCCAAGTTGGTCACGGTGGAAGCGGATGGGCAAGATCCTCCGCAGCTCAAGACCTCGCTTACTCGGCTTACAAACCGGGTTCCTCATCATAA
- the LOC103571744 gene encoding uncharacterized protein LOC103571744, with the protein MNKIFVPILWAMMATSVLALPANDNKSGDNDLMATIYSDCSKKDSIDCIKVKFFNFVDKMLTDKEDITLSEGITVVKTSTAEEGAPRSIDSTDVDTLIFDRVGRFLKTHSIKVDLKGSDILGVVESAGRSLDDLSESLVEGRGKKKKQQKLMGPLMMAMALKAAALLPLALGTIALIAGKALLVGKIALVISTIIGLKKLLGGQKHVTYEVVAHPHHSSSSSHVVSHDDGGHGGGGGGFSGGDFGGGYGGGGGGGSSGHGWARSLPQDVQQHAQQLAYSGQIPPQA; encoded by the exons atgaataaaatatttgtgcCGATCCTGTGGGCCATGATGGCGACGTCGGTCCTTGCGCTGCCTGCCAACGACAATAAATCGGGTGACAACGATCTCATGGCGACCATTTACTCAGACTGCAGCAAAAAGGACTCGATCGACTGCATAAaagtaaagttttttaatttcgttgACAAAATGCTGACGGACAAAGAGGATATCACGTTGTCGGAGGGCATTACGGTCGTCAAAACTTCAACTGCTGAGGAAGGGGCACCGAG gtcCATCGACTCGACGGATGTGGACACTTTGATCTTCGACAGAGTCGGGAGGTTTTTGAAGACCCACTCTATCAAGGTCGACCTTAAGGGCAGCGATATTTTGGGGGTTGTTGAGTCCGCTGGAAGAAGTCTGGATGACTTGAGTGAAAGTCTTGTTGAGGGACGGGGTAAAAAGA agAAGCAGCAGAAATTAATGGGACCGTTGATGATGGCGATGGCACTCAAAGCCGCGGCACTGCTGCCCTTGGCATTGGGAACGATAGCTCTGATTGCTGGTAAAGCACTTCTAGTTGGTAAGATAGCGCTCGTTATTTCGACGATAATCGGGCTGAAGAAATTACTCGGCGGTCAGAAGCACGTGACGTATGAGGTCGTCGCGCACCCGCaccacagcagcagcagcagccaCGTGGTCAGCCACGACGATGGTGGTCACGGTGGTGGCGGTGGCGGCTTCAGTGGTGGTGACTTTGGAGGTGGTTACGGTGGTGGTGGCGGCGGTGGATCCAGTGGTCACGGATGGGCGCGAAGTCTCCCGCAAGATGTACAGCAACACGCACAGCAATTAGCTTACAGTGGCCAAATTCCTCCACAAGCTTAA
- the LOC103571746 gene encoding uncharacterized protein LOC103571746, whose amino-acid sequence MIKYVVVIALIGCVWAAPAAQESGTKSLLEDAFDVYASCASETDLSVCLKLKALKIVDRAARAADISIVDGLKIVQTDEAKRSRADNARSLNDIEASLPTEIEAREAAVDEALVERAGKFLSTHTVELSLPEEVSRSFDEARGKKKKIVKSLLPILLLLKLKAAALIPIVLGALALIAFKALVIGKIALIISAILALQKLWGQKNSHQSYEVVAHPGHHEEHHGWGRSVPAGELAYNAYKPTN is encoded by the exons atgattaaatacgTGGTTGTTATCGCATTGATCGGTTGCGTTTGGGCAGCGCCCGCAGCACAAGAATCCGGGACGAAATCGCTGCTGGAAGACGCATTTGACGTTTACGCCTCCTGCGCATCGGAAACAGATTTGTCGGTTTGCCTAAAATTGAAAGCGCTAAAAATCGTCGATCGGGCTGCGCGGGCCGCGGACATCAGTATTGTAGATGGGCTTAAAATCGTTCAGACCGACGAGGCTAAGAGAAG TCGTGCCGATAATGCAAGGTCGTTGAATGACATCGAGGCGAGTTTACCAACAGAAATCGAAGCACGTGAAGCTGCTGTTGATGAAGCATTAGTTGAGAGAGCTggtaaatttttgtcaactcACACTGTCGAGCTCAGTTTACCCGAAGAAGTTTCCCGGTCATTCGATGaag ctcgtggaaaaaagaagaaaatcgTCAAGTCATTGCTGCCGATCCTTCTGCTGCTGAAACTTAAAGCTGCAGCTTTGATCCCAATCGTTCTCGGTGCATTGGCACTGATCGCATTCAAAGCTCTGGTGATCGGTAAGATCGCTCTGATCATATCTGCAATTTTGGCTCTTCAGAAATTGTGGGGACAGAAAAATAGCCATCAGAGTTACGAAGTCGTTGCCCACCCCGGTCATCATGAAGAACATCACGGATGGGGAAGATCGGTACCCGCTGGAGAACTGGCTTACAATGCCTACAAGCcaactaattaa